From a single Lolium rigidum isolate FL_2022 chromosome 7, APGP_CSIRO_Lrig_0.1, whole genome shotgun sequence genomic region:
- the LOC124670073 gene encoding fasciclin-like arabinogalactan protein 8 has product MAAAYRLLFLLAVSLAAVSAARAHNITAILEGYSEYSLYNSYLSQTKVCDEINGRSTVTSLVLTNGAMSSLVSNLSLADVKNALRLLTLLDYYDPKKLHSLHGGSELTTTLYQTTGDASGDMGHVNITNLRGGKVGFASAQPGAKFQATYTKSVKEEPYNLSVLEVSDPITFPGLFTAASAASTNLTALLEKAGCKRFAALVVSSGVIKTYQAAMDKALTLFAPTDDAFHAKGLPDLAKLTAADLVTLLEYHALPQYAPKASLKTIRGGIPTLASTGKGKYDLSVVARGDDVSMDTGMDKSRVASTVLDDTPVAVHTVDSVLLPPELFGGAPSPAPAGASADTPASAPAPEAASAPAPAPTKQHEKKKPKGKSHSPPAPPADSPDMAPADAPDGDEADKAGDKSGAVAVGTGFAAMVASVAALVGASLL; this is encoded by the coding sequence atggccgccgcgtaccgcctcctcttcctcctggccgtctccctcgccgccgtctccgccgccCGCGCCCACAACATCACGGCCATCCTCGAGGGCTACTCCGAGTACTCGCTGTACAACAGCTACCTCTCCCAGACCAAGGTCTGCGACGAGATCAACGGCCGCAGCACGGTGACCTCCCTCGTCCTCACCAACGGCGCCATGTCCTCGCTCGTCTCCAACCTCTCCCTCGCCGACGTCAAGAACGCGCTCCGCCTCCTCACCCTCCTCGACTACTACGACCCCAAGAAGCTGCACTCCCTCCACGGCGGCTCCGAGCTCACCACCACGCTCTACCAGACCACCGGCGACGCCTCGGGGGACATGGGCCACGTCAACATCACCAACCTCCGCGGCGGCAAGGTCGGCTTCGCGTCCGCCCAGCCCGGCGCCAAGTTCCAGGCCACCTACACCAAGTCCGTCAAGGAGGAGCCCTACAACCTCTCCGTCCTCGAGGTCTCCgaccccatcaccttccccggcctcttcaccgccgcctccgccgcctccaccaaccTCACCGCGCTCCTCGAGAAGGCCGGCTGCAAGCGGTTCGCCGCGCTCGTCGTGTCGTCCGGGGTCATCAAGACGTACCAGGCGGCCATGGACAAGGCGCTCACCCTGTTCGCGCCCACGGACGACGCGTTCCACGCCAAGGGCCTCCCGGATCTGGCCAAGCTCACGGCCGCCGACCTCGTCACGCTGCTCGAGTACCACGCCCTGCCGCAGTACGCGCCCAAGGCCTCGCTCAAGACCATCAGGGGCGGCATCCCGACCCTCGCCTCCACCGGCAAGGGGAAGTACGACCTCTCCGTCGTGGCCAGGGGCGACGACGTGTCCATGGACACCGGCATGGACAAGTCCCGCGTCGCCTCCACGGTGCTCGACGACACCCCGGTGGCCGTGCACACGGTCGACAGCGTCCTGCTGCCTCCCGAGCTCTTcggcggcgccccgtcgcccgcgCCCGCTGGAGCGTCGGCCGACACGCCGGCGTCCGCCCCTGCGCCAGAGGCCGCCTCCGCGCCGGCGCCCGCTCCCACCAAGCAGCACGAGAAGAAGAAGCCGAAGGGCAAGTCGCActccccgcccgcgccgccggctgATTCCCCTGACATGGCCCCCGCCGACGCGCCGGACGGAGACGAGGCGGACAAGGCCGGCGACAAGAGCGGCGCCGTCGCGGTGGGCACGGGCTTCGCGGCCATGGTGGCCTCTGTCGCCGCCCTGGTCGGCGCGTCGTTGCTGTGA